One window from the genome of Leuconostoc suionicum encodes:
- a CDS encoding gluconate:H+ symporter: protein MDFVMLVVSILILLVLIAKLKLNTFVSLIITAFILALLLGMKPMEIPDAVLGSEGVGNILGPNSVIFIFGGMIGRLVADAGGSYRIAKTLIDWFGVKRLQWAVLIASFIIGISMIFGVGMVLLIPIVFAVAIEAGVPLLYLGISMTAALSSAQGFLPPQPAPTAVASALGANIGMMLIFGLIVSVITAVVAGPAFTKLAQKYAPDAFQFKTEIEAVGPAKKYDLNATPKFGLSVLTSVFPLVFMIIATIYKLIYTGGVTPKNPNTIDQIVEFVANPAVAMTIALVFAIFTMGIWQKKTMVEVGKSLNEGMSAVAGILLIVGGGGALRGVLVTSGLSDKIATIFQAGGAMSPIAIVLFAWAVAAVLRVSVGSATVAGMTAAGIVTGILAANPGNTLLPVFVALAIGAGSLIASHVNDAGFWIFKEFFDLSVKQTFQIWTVLETIISVTGLIIILILTSVFA from the coding sequence ATGGATTTTGTTATGTTGGTTGTGTCGATTCTAATTTTGCTGGTTTTAATCGCTAAATTAAAATTAAACACATTTGTTTCACTTATTATTACCGCTTTTATTTTGGCTTTGCTACTAGGTATGAAGCCAATGGAAATACCCGATGCTGTTCTTGGTAGTGAAGGAGTTGGAAATATTCTTGGTCCAAACTCGGTAATCTTTATTTTTGGTGGTATGATTGGTCGCTTAGTCGCTGATGCAGGTGGCTCATACCGTATTGCCAAAACATTGATTGATTGGTTTGGTGTTAAGCGACTTCAATGGGCAGTATTAATTGCATCATTTATTATTGGTATCTCCATGATTTTTGGTGTTGGTATGGTGCTGTTAATTCCGATCGTATTTGCTGTAGCTATTGAAGCTGGCGTACCATTGCTTTACTTAGGTATTTCAATGACAGCTGCCTTAAGTTCGGCACAAGGATTTTTGCCACCACAGCCAGCGCCAACAGCTGTTGCTTCAGCTTTAGGGGCCAACATTGGAATGATGTTGATTTTTGGTTTGATTGTATCGGTAATTACCGCAGTTGTGGCTGGTCCGGCATTTACTAAATTGGCACAAAAATACGCACCTGATGCTTTTCAGTTTAAAACAGAAATTGAGGCAGTTGGTCCAGCTAAAAAGTACGATTTAAATGCAACACCTAAGTTCGGGTTGTCCGTACTAACTTCTGTTTTCCCACTGGTGTTCATGATTATTGCTACGATTTATAAACTGATTTATACAGGTGGTGTAACGCCAAAGAACCCCAATACAATTGATCAAATTGTTGAGTTTGTGGCTAATCCTGCAGTAGCTATGACAATCGCACTAGTTTTTGCTATTTTTACAATGGGTATTTGGCAAAAGAAAACCATGGTTGAAGTAGGAAAATCATTAAACGAAGGAATGTCAGCCGTTGCTGGAATTTTGTTAATTGTTGGTGGTGGTGGCGCCCTGCGTGGTGTCTTGGTTACATCGGGGTTGTCTGACAAAATTGCGACAATTTTCCAAGCCGGTGGTGCCATGAGTCCGATTGCTATTGTATTGTTTGCTTGGGCTGTTGCGGCAGTCTTACGAGTTTCTGTTGGCTCAGCTACAGTAGCTGGTATGACTGCGGCAGGGATTGTTACGGGTATTTTAGCCGCCAACCCTGGTAACACATTATTGCCAGTATTCGTGGCGTTAGCTATTGGTGCTGGGTCATTAATAGCTTCACACGTGAACGATGCAGGATTTTGGATTTTTAAAGAATTTTTCGACTTATCAGTTAAGCAAACATTCCAAATTTGGACTGTTTTGGAAACAATTATTTCCGTGACTGGTTTGATTATTATTTTAATTTTAACGTCAGTATTTGCTTAA
- the gntK gene encoding gluconokinase, with protein MEYMVGVDIGTTSTKAVLFDDKNVVVASANKSYALYRDLPDMAEEDLNELFEALISALAEVVRDADLSKGNKIAAVSFSSAMHSLIAFDEEWKPLTRAITWADTRAVEYTEELKANGLGEQIYKNTGTPIHPMAPLSKLLWLKSEHADIYHKAAHYLGIKEYLFHRLFGSNKMDISIASGTGLFNIFNLDWDEQALEVTGVKKEQLPLPVEPYEYEDNMLEKYAALIGIPATTPFVYGAGDGPLSNLGVNAVKPGVAAITIGTSGAIRVVSDQPVIDPKGRTFTYALDKDNWVVGGPVNNGGDVFRWARDNMFDAEKSTAALLGKDSYDLLTEIAERIPAGSEGLIFHPYLGGERAPIWDANARGSFFGLNHGHTRAHMLRAVLEGITFNVFMVSLALEEVVGGLKSIQATGGFARSPLWRQMFADIFEQPVTVPEAFESGALAAVIVAQKALGKIDSLYEIEKYVGASNTYMPDPKNFEAYRELAPIFIRLSRQLQTEYQNIANYQRKHSK; from the coding sequence ATGGAATATATGGTAGGAGTCGACATCGGCACAACCTCAACAAAGGCTGTTCTGTTTGATGATAAAAATGTAGTGGTCGCAAGTGCAAACAAGAGCTACGCTTTATATCGTGATTTGCCAGATATGGCTGAAGAAGACTTAAATGAGCTTTTTGAGGCATTGATTTCAGCTTTGGCAGAGGTTGTACGTGATGCGGATTTGAGTAAGGGGAACAAAATTGCAGCTGTATCATTCAGTTCGGCAATGCATTCGTTAATTGCATTTGATGAAGAATGGAAGCCATTAACACGTGCGATTACTTGGGCCGACACACGTGCAGTAGAATACACCGAAGAATTAAAGGCAAATGGGTTAGGTGAGCAAATTTACAAAAATACTGGCACACCTATTCATCCGATGGCGCCTTTATCGAAGCTATTATGGCTTAAGTCGGAACACGCTGACATTTATCATAAAGCCGCTCATTACTTGGGAATTAAGGAGTACTTGTTCCATCGACTTTTTGGTTCAAATAAGATGGATATTTCTATTGCTTCAGGTACTGGGCTATTTAATATCTTTAATTTGGATTGGGATGAGCAAGCGCTTGAAGTTACAGGTGTCAAAAAAGAACAATTACCTTTACCTGTAGAACCTTATGAATATGAAGACAACATGCTTGAAAAGTATGCCGCACTTATTGGTATTCCGGCTACTACACCTTTTGTTTATGGTGCCGGTGATGGTCCACTTTCAAATTTGGGTGTAAACGCGGTTAAACCTGGTGTAGCAGCCATTACAATCGGTACTTCTGGTGCTATTCGAGTGGTGTCGGATCAGCCTGTTATTGACCCTAAAGGTCGAACTTTTACTTATGCTTTGGATAAAGACAACTGGGTTGTAGGCGGCCCAGTTAATAATGGTGGTGATGTATTCCGCTGGGCACGTGATAATATGTTTGATGCTGAAAAATCCACAGCGGCCTTGCTTGGAAAAGATTCTTATGATTTATTGACAGAAATTGCTGAGCGCATTCCTGCTGGTTCAGAAGGTTTAATTTTCCACCCTTATCTTGGCGGTGAACGTGCGCCAATTTGGGATGCTAATGCTCGCGGTTCTTTCTTTGGTCTTAATCATGGTCACACTCGTGCGCATATGTTGCGCGCCGTGCTAGAAGGAATAACATTTAATGTGTTTATGGTGAGCTTGGCACTTGAAGAAGTTGTTGGTGGGTTGAAATCAATTCAAGCAACTGGTGGCTTTGCCCGTTCACCATTATGGCGTCAAATGTTTGCTGATATTTTTGAACAACCAGTGACTGTACCAGAGGCATTTGAATCTGGCGCATTGGCGGCGGTTATTGTGGCACAAAAAGCTTTGGGGAAAATTGATAGTTTATATGAAATTGAAAAGTATGTAGGCGCATCTAACACCTATATGCCGGATCCAAAAAACTTTGAGGCTTATAGAGAACTTGCACCAATATTTATTCGCCTATCTCGTCAATTACAGACAGAGTATCAAAACATTGCTAATTATCAAAGAAAGCACTCAAAATAA
- the gnd gene encoding phosphogluconate dehydrogenase (NAD(+)-dependent, decarboxylating), with protein MKFAMIGLGKMGLNLVKNAVDNGHEVVAFDLNADFVKEAADYSASVEAASDIDDMLSKLPSPKAVWVMVPAGVPTNSTIDTLIEKMDKGDIIIDGGNSNYKDNLEQNKRTSAAGIKFFDAGTSGGMNGARNGGNFMIGGDDAEAWKVIEPLFKSISEEDGYLYTGRLGSGHYLKMVHNGIEYGMMQAIAEGFEVLEASQFDYDYEAVSKLWNHGSVIRSWLMELAEEQFAKDPHLDAIAGRMHSSGEGKWTVQESLDLDVPAPVIYLSLAMRYRSLQDDTFTGKVVSALRNGFGGHAMDAAK; from the coding sequence ATGAAGTTTGCGATGATCGGCCTTGGTAAGATGGGCTTGAACTTGGTAAAGAACGCCGTTGATAACGGTCACGAAGTTGTTGCGTTTGATTTGAACGCTGACTTTGTTAAAGAAGCAGCTGACTATTCAGCATCAGTTGAAGCTGCTTCTGACATTGATGACATGTTGTCAAAGTTGCCATCTCCAAAGGCGGTTTGGGTTATGGTACCAGCGGGTGTACCAACTAACTCAACAATCGATACATTGATTGAAAAGATGGACAAGGGCGACATCATTATTGATGGTGGTAACTCTAACTATAAGGACAACTTGGAACAAAACAAGCGCACTTCTGCTGCTGGTATTAAGTTCTTTGATGCCGGAACTTCTGGTGGAATGAACGGTGCCCGTAATGGTGGTAACTTCATGATTGGTGGCGATGATGCCGAAGCTTGGAAGGTTATCGAACCTTTGTTTAAGTCAATTTCTGAAGAAGATGGTTACTTGTATACAGGTCGTTTGGGCTCAGGTCACTATTTGAAGATGGTTCACAATGGTATCGAATACGGTATGATGCAAGCAATTGCTGAAGGATTCGAAGTATTGGAAGCCTCACAATTTGACTACGACTATGAAGCTGTTTCAAAGTTGTGGAACCACGGATCAGTAATCCGTTCATGGTTGATGGAATTGGCTGAAGAACAATTCGCCAAGGATCCACATTTGGATGCTATCGCTGGTCGTATGCATTCTTCAGGTGAAGGTAAGTGGACAGTTCAAGAATCATTGGACTTGGACGTACCTGCACCAGTTATCTACTTATCATTAGCAATGCGTTACCGTTCATTGCAAGATGACACATTTACTGGTAAGGTTGTTTCAGCTTTGCGTAACGGCTTCGGTGGTCACGCAATGGACGCAGCAAAGTAA
- a CDS encoding APC family permease, producing MSESKIRTGWLHKATPASFTTSDRHLRKTLGVKEMLALGIGTIVSTAIFTLPGIVAANHAGPAVAISFVIAAIVSGLAAFAYAEFASALPFAGSAYSWANVVFGEVFGWIAGWALLAEYFIAVAFVASGWSANFKLFLGSHNLVLPKALAGSFAAGNGGVIDIASLFAVLIVAVLLWRGTNTTARVENVLVVGKVLVILIFIGVGLTAIHPGNYVPFIPAHKAGTDFGGWPGIFAGASQIFLAYIGFDSIAASSAEAKDPKKTMPRGIIGSLIVATILFVTVALVLVGMFHYTEYKDNAAPAAWALLHSGHEFTSNLLSVVALIGMFTAIIGMMLAGSRLLYAFGRDGLLPSFLGKVNDKGLPNNALLVLSVIAILIGSVFSFTELAGLISAGTLIAFIIVSLGIYALRPREGKDIQEPGFKMPFYPVMPALAALGSGFIFYELDNQAKIYAFGWFVLGIIIYAVYGSKHSKLSQK from the coding sequence ATGTCAGAATCAAAAATAAGAACAGGGTGGCTACATAAAGCGACTCCTGCTAGTTTTACCACTAGTGATCGACACCTACGCAAGACGTTAGGTGTTAAAGAAATGTTAGCTCTAGGTATTGGGACTATCGTATCTACAGCTATCTTTACCTTACCAGGTATTGTTGCAGCTAACCATGCTGGACCAGCGGTTGCAATTTCGTTCGTAATTGCGGCAATTGTTTCAGGGCTCGCTGCGTTTGCTTATGCAGAGTTTGCTTCGGCATTACCATTTGCCGGATCTGCTTATTCTTGGGCAAACGTTGTCTTTGGTGAAGTATTTGGCTGGATTGCCGGTTGGGCACTTTTGGCGGAATATTTCATCGCTGTTGCTTTCGTGGCTTCAGGTTGGTCAGCAAACTTCAAATTATTCCTTGGGTCACATAACTTAGTATTGCCAAAGGCTTTGGCTGGTTCATTTGCTGCAGGAAATGGTGGTGTCATCGACATAGCTTCACTATTCGCGGTTTTGATTGTCGCAGTATTGCTATGGCGCGGTACGAACACAACAGCTCGCGTTGAAAACGTATTGGTTGTTGGTAAAGTGTTAGTTATTTTGATTTTTATTGGTGTTGGTTTAACAGCTATTCACCCTGGTAATTACGTACCATTTATCCCTGCTCATAAGGCAGGAACTGATTTTGGTGGTTGGCCCGGTATATTTGCCGGTGCTTCACAAATTTTCTTAGCTTACATTGGATTTGATTCAATTGCTGCTAGTTCAGCTGAAGCAAAAGATCCCAAGAAGACTATGCCTCGAGGTATTATCGGTTCATTAATTGTAGCGACAATTCTTTTCGTGACAGTAGCGCTTGTATTAGTCGGTATGTTCCACTATACAGAGTATAAAGACAATGCCGCGCCTGCTGCCTGGGCATTATTGCACTCAGGTCATGAATTTACATCTAATTTGTTATCAGTGGTTGCTTTAATCGGTATGTTTACAGCAATTATTGGTATGATGTTGGCCGGTTCACGATTGCTTTACGCCTTCGGTCGTGATGGTTTGTTACCAAGTTTCTTAGGAAAAGTTAATGATAAAGGATTACCTAACAATGCTTTGTTAGTATTGTCAGTTATTGCTATCTTGATTGGATCAGTATTTAGCTTTACTGAATTAGCTGGTTTGATTTCTGCCGGTACACTGATTGCCTTTATCATTGTTTCTCTTGGTATTTATGCATTACGCCCTCGTGAAGGTAAAGATATACAAGAGCCTGGCTTCAAAATGCCATTTTACCCAGTGATGCCAGCATTGGCTGCATTGGGATCTGGATTTATTTTCTATGAGTTGGATAATCAAGCAAAGATTTACGCTTTTGGTTGGTTCGTGCTCGGTATAATCATTTACGCTGTTTACGGTTCTAAGCATAGTAAGTTATCTCAAAAATAA
- a CDS encoding aspartate aminotransferase family protein: protein MSKNKEILEEEKNHLANATRVKYFDIVIDHGKGAIITDADGREYIDLLASASATNTGHSHPKVVDAITSQAQKLIQYTPAYFANTVTAKLADRLVDIAPGNFQKQVAFGNSGSDANDAIIKFARGYTGRQYVVSFTGAYHGSTYGSLSISGVSLNMTRKIGPLLPNTVKVPFPDQTQRIAGESDDDFSERLFKQFKLPFETYLPADEVALVIIEPIQGDGGIIKAPQRYVELVYEFTREHGIVFAVDEVNQGLGRTGKMWSIDHFGIVPDLMSVGKSIASGLPLSAVIGRKEIMDSLQAPANVYTTAGNPVTAAAALATLDVIEEENLVARSRQLGELAKAFFESAAKRYAFIGDVRLYGLNGGIDIINDHGEPDNEATNKLIYRIFELGAIMISLRGNTLRFQPPLVIQEEELQRAFEILEKAFSDLASGKIALPKTDNHIGW from the coding sequence ATGTCAAAAAACAAAGAAATTTTAGAAGAAGAAAAAAATCACTTGGCAAATGCAACGCGGGTTAAATATTTTGATATTGTCATTGATCACGGGAAAGGGGCCATCATTACGGATGCTGATGGGCGTGAGTATATTGACTTGTTGGCTAGCGCTAGTGCTACTAATACAGGTCATTCACATCCAAAGGTTGTGGACGCAATTACTAGCCAAGCTCAAAAATTAATTCAGTATACACCTGCATATTTTGCTAACACAGTAACTGCAAAATTAGCTGATCGCTTAGTGGATATAGCACCAGGGAACTTCCAAAAACAAGTTGCTTTTGGTAATTCGGGATCGGATGCAAATGATGCGATTATCAAGTTTGCTCGTGGTTACACTGGGCGACAATATGTTGTCAGCTTCACGGGCGCTTATCATGGTTCCACATATGGTTCGCTTTCTATCTCAGGAGTCAGCTTGAATATGACTCGAAAAATTGGACCACTATTGCCCAATACGGTGAAAGTACCTTTTCCTGATCAGACGCAACGAATAGCTGGAGAAAGCGATGATGATTTTTCTGAACGTTTATTTAAACAGTTTAAATTACCATTTGAGACTTATTTACCAGCAGATGAAGTGGCGTTAGTTATTATTGAACCTATTCAAGGTGATGGTGGAATTATCAAAGCGCCACAACGTTATGTTGAATTGGTTTATGAGTTTACACGTGAACATGGCATTGTTTTTGCTGTCGATGAGGTTAATCAAGGCCTTGGACGAACTGGTAAAATGTGGTCAATTGATCATTTTGGGATTGTCCCAGACTTAATGAGTGTCGGTAAGTCTATTGCCAGTGGATTGCCTTTAAGTGCAGTTATTGGGCGCAAAGAAATTATGGACAGCCTGCAAGCACCAGCTAATGTTTATACGACCGCTGGTAATCCAGTAACAGCAGCGGCAGCGCTGGCAACGCTAGATGTCATTGAAGAGGAGAACTTAGTTGCACGTTCTCGACAACTAGGTGAGTTGGCTAAAGCATTCTTTGAGTCTGCTGCTAAACGTTATGCTTTTATTGGAGACGTTCGTTTATATGGTTTGAATGGTGGTATTGATATTATTAATGATCATGGTGAACCTGATAATGAGGCAACTAATAAGTTAATTTATCGCATTTTTGAGTTAGGGGCGATTATGATTAGCCTAAGAGGAAATACCTTGCGTTTTCAACCTCCACTAGTTATTCAAGAAGAGGAATTACAGCGCGCCTTTGAAATATTAGAAAAAGCATTTTCTGATTTAGCATCGGGTAAAATTGCCTTACCAAAAACTGATAATCACATTGGTTGGTAA